In the Mytilus trossulus isolate FHL-02 chromosome 1, PNRI_Mtr1.1.1.hap1, whole genome shotgun sequence genome, one interval contains:
- the LOC134706806 gene encoding BPTI/Kunitz domain-containing protein 4-like has protein sequence MLKVSFIYIIHLILLSQVFATEASHVLLGKDAAVKCEKWKVDCPRQTTCVIYMMIWQSNIELEIPICLKKKKVEKMLQKEISKTCHEENDRNKKCTSRWVRWYFNMFDKKCKFFLYGGCQSRNNNFKSKVECENTCIYKNPDLSFRVKYQNIFCPKCIKCRN, from the exons ATGTTAAaggtttcttttatttatattatacatttgatCTTACTTTCACAGGTTTTTGCTACAGAAGCTAGCCATGTATTACTAGGGAAAGATGCAGCTGTAAAATGTGAA aaaTGGAAGGTAGATTGCCCAAGACAAACCACCTGTGTCATCTATATGATGATTTGGCAGTCAAATATAGAGTTAGAAATACCAATATGCCTGAAGAAAAAGAAGGTGGAAAAGATGCTACAAAAAG aaatATCAAAAACCTGCCACGAAGaaaatgatagaaataaaaaatgcacATCAAGATGGGTACGCTGGTACTTCAACATGTTcgacaaaaaatgcaaattctTTTTGTATGGAGGATGCCAGTCTAGAAACAATAACTTTAAATCCAAAGTCGAATGtgagaatacatgtatatacaaaaatccAGATTTATCATTTAGagttaaatatcaaaatattttttgtccaaaatgtattaaatgtagaaattaa